Proteins from one Flavobacterium sp. N2038 genomic window:
- a CDS encoding YdeI/OmpD-associated family protein: MWKYGGQWEEELLLLKAIIDKTELTETTKWGGPVYVYNKKNVVGIGGFKDYFALWFFNGVFLKDEKKKLINAQEEITKSLRQWRFTSKDDVNEKEVLEYIREAIENEKEGKVIKPSKKEPIISELLEKEMAQNPALATAFAKFSPYKQYEFLEYIETAKQEKTKISRIEKVIPMILANVGLNDKYR; the protein is encoded by the coding sequence ATGTGGAAATATGGCGGACAGTGGGAAGAAGAATTACTTCTACTGAAAGCTATTATTGACAAAACCGAACTAACTGAAACCACAAAATGGGGCGGTCCTGTTTATGTTTATAACAAGAAAAATGTTGTCGGGATTGGAGGATTTAAGGATTATTTTGCATTGTGGTTTTTTAATGGCGTTTTCTTAAAAGATGAAAAAAAGAAACTAATCAATGCTCAGGAAGAAATTACTAAATCTTTGAGGCAATGGCGTTTTACATCAAAAGATGATGTGAATGAAAAAGAAGTTTTAGAATACATTCGCGAAGCAATTGAAAACGAAAAAGAGGGAAAAGTCATTAAACCTTCAAAAAAAGAACCGATTATATCTGAACTTCTGGAAAAAGAAATGGCTCAAAATCCAGCTTTGGCAACAGCTTTTGCGAAGTTTTCTCCTTATAAACAATATGAGTTTTTAGAATATATAGAAACCGCCAAACAGGAAAAAACAAAGATTTCCAGAATCGAAAAAGTAATTCCGATGATTCTGGCAAATGTGGGATTGAATGATAAATATCGATAA
- the pepT gene encoding peptidase T has product MQHIIDRFISYVTIDTESDPNSQTTPSTEKQWNLANKLVEELKAIGLQEVTIDDKAYIMATLPSNVDHEVPTIGFVSHFDTSPDFSGANVKPQIIENYDGKDIVLNAEKNIILSPDYFKDLLQYKGQTIITTDGTTLLGADDKAGITEIVSAMEYLVQHPEIKHGKIRIGFTPDEEIGRGAHHFDVEKFGAQWAYTMDGSQIGELEYENFNAAGAKITFKGKSVHPGYAKGKMINSMLLANEFINELPKGETPQETKGYEGFFHVHHIKGNIEETVLELIIRDHNKKKFEKRKELILKIANKFNKKFAKKFGEDIVIAQVKDQYYNMKEKVLPVKHIVDIAEKAMRELNIKPIIKPIRGGTDGSQLSFMGLPCPNIFAGGHNFHGKYEYVPAESIQKATDVIVKIAELTATPGIFDAPEKPKKKK; this is encoded by the coding sequence ATGCAACATATAATAGATCGTTTTATCAGTTATGTAACAATTGATACCGAATCAGATCCAAATTCACAAACAACTCCAAGTACAGAAAAACAATGGAATCTTGCCAATAAACTAGTTGAAGAGCTAAAAGCAATTGGATTACAAGAAGTAACTATCGACGACAAAGCCTATATTATGGCTACTCTGCCAAGCAATGTTGATCACGAAGTTCCTACAATTGGTTTTGTTTCTCATTTTGATACTTCGCCAGATTTTAGCGGGGCAAATGTTAAACCTCAAATTATTGAGAACTACGATGGAAAAGATATTGTACTGAATGCAGAGAAAAACATCATTCTATCTCCGGACTATTTCAAAGATTTACTTCAATATAAAGGGCAAACCATCATTACGACCGACGGAACTACTTTATTAGGTGCTGATGACAAAGCCGGAATTACAGAAATTGTTTCGGCAATGGAATATCTGGTTCAGCATCCTGAAATCAAACACGGAAAAATCAGAATAGGTTTTACACCAGACGAAGAAATTGGTCGTGGAGCTCATCATTTTGATGTTGAAAAATTTGGTGCGCAATGGGCTTATACCATGGATGGAAGTCAGATTGGCGAATTAGAATATGAAAACTTTAATGCTGCCGGAGCAAAAATTACTTTTAAAGGAAAAAGCGTTCACCCTGGTTATGCCAAAGGAAAAATGATCAATTCAATGCTTTTGGCAAATGAATTTATAAATGAACTTCCAAAAGGCGAAACTCCACAGGAAACCAAAGGTTACGAAGGATTCTTTCACGTACATCACATAAAAGGAAATATTGAAGAAACAGTTTTGGAATTGATTATCCGTGATCATAACAAAAAGAAATTCGAAAAACGAAAAGAGCTGATTCTTAAAATTGCGAATAAATTCAATAAAAAATTCGCTAAGAAATTTGGTGAAGATATTGTAATTGCTCAGGTTAAAGACCAATATTACAATATGAAAGAAAAGGTTCTTCCGGTAAAACATATTGTTGATATTGCAGAAAAAGCAATGAGAGAATTGAACATCAAACCAATAATCAAACCTATTCGTGGTGGTACTGACGGATCTCAACTATCATTTATGGGATTGCCTTGCCCAAATATCTTTGCAGGAGGCCATAACTTTCACGGAAAATATGAATACGTTCCTGCTGAAAGTATACAGAAAGCAACAGACGTAATTGTAAAAATTGCTGAACTAACGGCAACTCCGGGAATTTTTGATGCACCAGAAAAGCCTAAAAAGAAAAAATAA
- a CDS encoding alpha/beta fold hydrolase — translation MENSVINDNPSLRDSDFNILEHNTDKYIETAQNVKLYIKDYGEGKPVILIHGWPLSNEMWEYQIEFLVQNNFRVIAYDRRGFGKSSQPWNGYDYDTLTDDLSAIIEQLQLDNVTLVGFSMGGGEVVRYFSRHQGKGVVKAVLISSIIPFLLKTDDNPEGRPKEKTEITAASIKEDRIGFLDNFGKIFFGINIVNKPLSTPLLEYYRNLCSVASPRATLQCAESLNTTDFRDELHTIQVPTLIIHGTDDKNVPIEVSSEKTAKAIKNNTFIVYEGAPHGLFYTEKDKLNKDLLEFLNS, via the coding sequence ATGGAAAATAGTGTAATAAATGATAACCCATCTCTTAGAGATTCTGATTTTAATATCCTTGAGCACAATACGGATAAATATATCGAAACAGCCCAAAATGTAAAACTTTATATAAAAGATTACGGAGAAGGAAAACCGGTAATCCTGATTCATGGATGGCCGCTTTCAAACGAAATGTGGGAATACCAAATTGAGTTTCTTGTACAGAACAATTTCAGGGTAATTGCTTATGATCGTCGTGGTTTTGGCAAATCATCACAACCCTGGAATGGCTATGATTACGATACTTTGACAGATGATTTAAGTGCAATTATAGAACAGCTTCAACTAGACAATGTAACTTTAGTAGGCTTCTCAATGGGTGGCGGTGAAGTTGTTCGTTACTTTAGCAGACATCAGGGAAAAGGCGTTGTCAAAGCAGTCTTAATTTCATCCATTATTCCATTTTTATTAAAAACTGACGATAATCCTGAAGGACGTCCAAAAGAAAAAACTGAAATTACGGCAGCTTCCATTAAAGAAGACAGAATTGGCTTTTTGGATAATTTTGGTAAAATATTTTTTGGCATAAACATCGTTAACAAACCTTTGAGCACGCCTTTATTAGAATATTATCGAAATTTATGTTCTGTAGCTTCGCCAAGAGCAACATTGCAATGTGCAGAATCATTAAACACTACCGATTTTAGAGATGAGTTACACACCATTCAGGTTCCAACCTTAATAATTCATGGAACCGACGATAAAAATGTTCCAATTGAGGTGAGTTCAGAAAAAACAGCGAAAGCCATAAAAAACAACACTTTCATTGTTTATGAAGGCGCACCACACGGGCTTTTTTATACTGAAAAAGATAAATTAAACAAAGATTTGCTTGAATTTTTGAATTCTTAA
- a CDS encoding thioredoxin family protein, whose protein sequence is MARTPSNMIPLGTIAPEFYLKDTNSNNTYSFEDLKGSKGTLVIFMCNHCPFVLHVITEIVMIANDYRVQGLGIVAISSNDVEKYPEDSPEMMTEFAFKNKIDFPYLFDETQEIAKAYEAACTPDFFLFDNQDRLFYRGQLDDSRPGNGIPLSGNDLRSAIDALIYNRTLSEIQKPSIGCNIKWK, encoded by the coding sequence ATGGCACGAACTCCTTCAAATATGATTCCGCTTGGAACAATTGCTCCCGAATTTTATTTAAAAGATACGAATTCGAATAATACATATTCGTTTGAAGATTTAAAAGGTTCAAAAGGAACACTTGTTATTTTTATGTGCAATCACTGTCCTTTTGTACTTCATGTTATTACAGAAATCGTGATGATTGCAAATGATTATCGTGTTCAGGGACTTGGTATCGTTGCGATTTCCAGCAACGATGTTGAGAAATATCCTGAAGATTCACCGGAAATGATGACCGAATTTGCATTTAAAAACAAAATAGATTTCCCTTATTTGTTTGATGAAACGCAAGAAATTGCAAAAGCTTATGAGGCAGCCTGCACACCGGATTTCTTTTTATTTGATAATCAGGACAGATTATTTTACAGAGGGCAACTAGACGATTCAAGGCCGGGAAACGGAATTCCGTTAAGCGGAAATGACTTAAGAAGTGCCATCGATGCTTTAATTTACAACCGAACTTTAAGCGAAATCCAGAAGCCAAGTATTGGCTGTAATATTAAATGGAAATAA
- the nusB gene encoding transcription antitermination factor NusB — protein MQSIYAMHQSGSDNMEKEEKFLFYSIDNIQDLYLIMLSSLIEICKKESVFLHLSSKKHLATAAERNPNEKFIKNKMFQLLAESNSLSIALENRKINNWSLNDDYIILLLNDIKASDLYKKYMSNNINTFEEDRQFVIDLFENVIVPNEKLYEYLEDDKLTWVDDIPVVNTHIIKQLKAVKTEDPDTFRVPKLYKDVEDKDFAKDLFRRTVLNEAVLAKEYDDKTPNWDSERIAEIDTIILKMAICEFLKFPSIPVKVTLNEYLEIAKEYSTPKSSIFINGILDNLVKELEANKKMIKVGRGLM, from the coding sequence ATGCAATCCATTTATGCAATGCATCAAAGCGGTTCTGATAATATGGAAAAAGAAGAGAAATTTCTTTTTTACAGCATAGATAACATTCAGGACTTATACCTTATAATGCTTTCTTCATTGATTGAAATTTGCAAAAAAGAATCTGTATTCCTGCATTTATCAAGTAAAAAACACCTTGCAACTGCAGCAGAACGTAATCCGAACGAAAAATTCATCAAAAACAAAATGTTTCAGCTTCTTGCTGAAAGCAATTCTCTTAGTATCGCTTTAGAGAATCGTAAAATCAACAACTGGTCTTTAAATGATGATTATATCATTTTGCTTTTAAATGATATTAAAGCAAGCGATTTGTACAAAAAGTACATGAGCAATAACATCAATACTTTTGAAGAAGACAGACAATTTGTAATTGATTTGTTTGAAAATGTAATTGTTCCTAATGAAAAATTATACGAGTATTTAGAAGACGATAAATTGACTTGGGTTGATGATATTCCGGTTGTAAATACACATATTATCAAGCAATTGAAAGCGGTTAAAACAGAAGACCCGGATACTTTCAGAGTTCCGAAATTATACAAGGATGTTGAGGATAAGGATTTTGCAAAAGACTTGTTCAGACGTACTGTTCTGAATGAAGCTGTTTTAGCAAAAGAATATGATGATAAAACACCAAACTGGGATAGTGAGCGTATTGCAGAAATTGATACCATTATCCTTAAAATGGCAATTTGTGAGTTCTTGAAATTCCCATCAATTCCAGTAAAAGTAACTCTTAACGAATATTTAGAAATTGCAAAAGAGTATTCTACACCAAAAAGTAGTATTTTTATCAACGGAATTTTAGATAATTTGGTTAAAGAACTTGAAGCCAATAAAAAGATGATTAAAGTTGGACGAGGCCTTATGTAA
- a CDS encoding tRNA-binding protein gives MDLTWNEFERTDMRVGTIIEVNDFPEARKPAFQLTIDFGAEIGIRKSSAQITKRYTKEDLVNRQIVAVVNFPKKQIGKFMSECLVLGAVGEEGDVILLAPDFKIPNGLRIG, from the coding sequence ATGGATTTAACCTGGAATGAATTTGAAAGAACAGATATGCGTGTTGGAACAATCATTGAAGTGAATGATTTCCCTGAGGCAAGAAAACCTGCGTTTCAATTAACGATTGATTTTGGAGCTGAAATTGGTATTCGAAAATCATCGGCACAAATTACAAAGCGATATACAAAAGAAGATTTAGTTAACAGACAAATTGTTGCAGTCGTGAATTTTCCCAAAAAACAAATTGGAAAGTTTATGAGTGAATGTCTTGTTCTTGGCGCTGTAGGCGAGGAGGGAGATGTGATATTGCTCGCTCCCGATTTTAAAATACCAAATGGGCTTAGAATAGGATAA
- the yajC gene encoding preprotein translocase subunit YajC: MQDLMKFAPYLLMFVVLYFFMIRPQQKRAKNEKEFESSLKVGDKIITKSGIHGKIAELAETTVIIETMSGKLKLERSAISMEMSAALNKKA; encoded by the coding sequence ATGCAAGATTTAATGAAATTTGCTCCATATTTATTAATGTTCGTTGTGCTTTATTTCTTTATGATTAGACCACAGCAAAAAAGAGCAAAAAACGAAAAAGAATTTGAAAGCAGCCTAAAAGTAGGTGACAAAATAATTACAAAAAGTGGTATTCACGGTAAAATTGCAGAGCTTGCAGAAACTACAGTGATAATCGAAACAATGTCTGGAAAATTAAAATTAGAGCGTTCTGCTATTTCAATGGAAATGAGCGCAGCTTTGAATAAAAAAGCATAA
- a CDS encoding RBBP9/YdeN family alpha/beta hydrolase — MDTQLLILPGLGNSGDKHWQTFWHEKFKNSIRLVQDNWDEPVKEEWINRLSEEISKLENPTILVAHSLAVSLVLHWAETNYNPNIIGALLVAPADVDSPQHTPEIIRNFSPMPLYKLPFPSIVVASENDPYASFERKQYFAEKWGSDFVNVGQQGHINSDSDLKYWEEGQIILQKLIENI; from the coding sequence ATGGACACTCAACTATTAATTTTACCCGGATTAGGAAATTCAGGAGATAAACACTGGCAAACCTTTTGGCATGAAAAATTCAAAAATTCAATTCGATTAGTTCAGGACAACTGGGATGAACCTGTTAAAGAAGAGTGGATTAATCGTTTAAGCGAAGAGATTTCAAAACTTGAAAACCCAACAATTTTAGTTGCACACAGTCTGGCAGTTTCTTTAGTTTTGCACTGGGCTGAAACTAATTATAATCCAAATATTATTGGTGCATTATTAGTAGCTCCTGCCGATGTAGATTCACCTCAACATACTCCCGAAATTATTCGAAATTTTTCACCAATGCCCCTTTATAAATTACCTTTTCCATCAATTGTAGTGGCCAGTGAAAATGATCCTTATGCTTCTTTCGAAAGAAAACAATATTTTGCTGAAAAATGGGGAAGTGATTTTGTAAACGTAGGTCAGCAGGGACACATTAATTCAGATTCTGATTTGAAGTATTGGGAAGAGGGACAAATAATCCTGCAGAAACTAATTGAAAATATATAA
- a CDS encoding ABC transporter ATP-binding protein, translating into MKELSYLNKYFIKYKYSFSFGILITIIAQIFFLFTPKLVSHSFNVIERFLKLSDADQKSAIIINYYKQDLIHNVLLIIGSAIVAGFLTFLMRQTLIVMSRHIEFDLKNEVFSQYEKLSQNFYKQNRTGDLMNRISEDVSKVRMYVGPAVMYTINTFIRFAIVIIYMYNVSPLLTLYTLLPLPLLSYCIFKLSSEINKRSTTFQQYLSKVSSFTQEIFSGIRVIKANSLEDQHQNNMITLADESKRKSLDLAKVQSLFGPLMIALIGISNLVVIYFGGIMYINGTIANIGTIAEFILYVNMLTWPVASLGWVSSMVQEAEASQKRLNEFLKIEPEIKNNNPNPSDIQGSIAFENVSYTYEDTNIEALKNITFSVKNGETLAILGKTGSGKSTILSLISRLYDVTEGRITIDQKEISTLNLNDLRNNIGIVPQDAFLFSDTIKNNIKFGNQDATDEEVIEAAKNAVVHDNIVAFNKQYDTILGERGITLSGGQKQRVSIARAIIKKPAILLFDDCLSAVDTETEETILNNLFEICKDKTTIIVSHRVSSAKNADKIIILEDGKIIQQGSHNQLINQEGYYASLYLKQLSEKELL; encoded by the coding sequence ATGAAAGAATTAAGCTATTTGAACAAATATTTCATCAAATATAAATATAGTTTCTCCTTTGGAATTTTAATCACCATAATCGCACAAATTTTCTTTTTATTCACTCCAAAGCTTGTTAGTCACTCTTTTAATGTGATTGAACGCTTTTTAAAATTATCAGATGCAGATCAAAAATCGGCTATAATCATCAATTATTACAAACAGGATTTGATACATAACGTACTGTTAATCATTGGAAGTGCGATTGTAGCAGGGTTTTTAACCTTTTTAATGCGCCAGACTTTAATTGTAATGTCGAGACATATTGAATTTGATTTAAAAAATGAAGTTTTTAGTCAATATGAAAAGCTGTCTCAAAATTTTTACAAACAAAACCGTACCGGAGATTTAATGAATCGTATTAGCGAAGACGTTTCTAAAGTTCGTATGTACGTAGGTCCGGCCGTAATGTATACGATTAATACTTTTATTCGTTTTGCAATTGTTATTATATATATGTACAATGTTTCGCCTTTACTAACATTGTACACACTTCTTCCCTTACCACTACTTTCTTACTGTATTTTTAAATTAAGTTCAGAAATCAATAAACGCAGCACAACTTTTCAGCAATATCTGTCTAAAGTATCCAGTTTTACTCAGGAAATTTTTTCAGGAATCCGAGTAATTAAAGCTAATTCTCTAGAAGATCAGCATCAAAATAATATGATTACCCTTGCCGACGAAAGCAAGCGCAAAAGCTTAGATTTAGCAAAGGTACAATCCCTTTTTGGGCCTTTAATGATTGCTCTTATCGGAATCAGTAATTTGGTTGTAATATACTTTGGAGGTATAATGTACATCAACGGAACAATTGCTAATATCGGAACAATTGCAGAATTTATTCTTTATGTAAATATGCTGACCTGGCCTGTAGCATCTTTAGGATGGGTTTCATCTATGGTTCAGGAAGCCGAAGCATCTCAAAAGCGTTTAAATGAATTTTTGAAAATTGAGCCGGAAATCAAAAACAATAATCCTAATCCTTCAGATATTCAGGGTTCAATCGCTTTCGAAAATGTAAGCTATACTTATGAAGACACTAATATTGAGGCATTAAAAAACATTACTTTCTCGGTTAAAAATGGCGAAACACTGGCCATCTTAGGTAAAACAGGTTCAGGCAAATCAACTATTTTATCTTTAATTTCCCGTTTGTATGATGTAACCGAGGGAAGGATTACGATTGACCAAAAAGAAATCAGTACTTTAAATTTGAATGATTTAAGAAACAATATTGGAATTGTACCTCAGGATGCGTTTTTATTCTCTGATACTATAAAAAACAACATCAAATTTGGTAATCAGGATGCTACAGACGAAGAAGTCATTGAAGCTGCCAAAAATGCCGTTGTACATGATAATATCGTTGCATTCAACAAGCAATATGATACGATTCTTGGTGAAAGAGGTATCACACTATCCGGTGGCCAGAAACAGAGAGTCTCTATAGCCCGCGCTATAATCAAAAAACCGGCTATTTTACTTTTTGATGATTGCTTGTCTGCTGTTGATACTGAAACCGAAGAAACGATCTTAAATAACTTATTTGAAATATGTAAGGATAAAACTACGATAATTGTAAGCCATCGTGTTTCATCGGCTAAAAATGCCGATAAAATTATTATTTTAGAGGATGGTAAAATTATTCAACAAGGCTCTCATAATCAATTAATAAATCAGGAAGGATATTATGCATCGTTATATTTAAAACAACTTTCGGAAAAAGAATTACTTTAA
- a CDS encoding amino acid dehydrogenase — MDATFATGKELQKMDPVFGQLSFDDHEQIVFCNDKDTGLKAIIGIHNSVMGPALGGTRMWNYNTEWEALNDVLRLSRGMTFKSAITGLNIGGGKAVIIGDAKTQKTPELMRKFGEFVHSLSGRYITAEDVGMETKDMDTVRDVTPYVTGISEERGGSGNPSPITAYGVYLGMKAAAKSQFGSDVLDGKKVLVQGIGHVGEALVEYLTKEGAQVTITDINEEKLYQVASKYNATIYTGEDLYSADVDIYAPCAMGAILNDNTVDKIKAKVIAGAANNQLADENVHGARLQERGILYAPDFLINAGGIINVYAELAHYGKAEIMSKTENIYNTTLEIIDYAVKNGITTHKAALTIAQNRIDARKIENSKK, encoded by the coding sequence ATGGATGCAACTTTCGCAACTGGAAAGGAACTTCAAAAAATGGATCCTGTTTTTGGTCAATTATCTTTTGACGATCACGAACAAATTGTATTTTGCAATGACAAAGATACAGGTTTAAAAGCAATTATTGGTATTCATAATTCGGTTATGGGGCCAGCTTTAGGAGGAACTAGAATGTGGAATTACAATACTGAATGGGAAGCATTAAACGATGTTTTGCGTCTTTCAAGAGGTATGACTTTTAAATCTGCCATTACCGGACTTAATATTGGTGGAGGAAAAGCAGTTATTATTGGTGATGCTAAAACACAGAAAACGCCTGAGTTAATGCGTAAGTTTGGTGAATTTGTTCACTCTTTAAGCGGAAGGTATATTACTGCTGAAGATGTTGGAATGGAGACAAAAGACATGGATACTGTTAGAGACGTAACGCCTTATGTTACTGGTATCTCTGAAGAAAGAGGTGGTTCTGGAAATCCTTCTCCAATAACTGCTTACGGTGTTTATTTAGGAATGAAAGCGGCTGCAAAAAGCCAGTTTGGTTCTGATGTTTTAGATGGTAAAAAAGTTTTGGTTCAGGGAATTGGACATGTGGGTGAAGCTTTGGTTGAATATTTAACTAAAGAAGGTGCACAGGTAACAATTACTGATATCAATGAAGAAAAATTATATCAGGTAGCTTCAAAATACAACGCAACTATCTATACAGGTGAAGATTTGTATTCTGCAGATGTTGATATTTATGCTCCATGTGCAATGGGAGCAATTCTAAATGACAATACAGTAGATAAAATTAAAGCTAAAGTTATTGCTGGTGCTGCAAACAATCAGTTGGCAGATGAGAATGTTCACGGTGCAAGATTACAGGAAAGAGGAATTTTATATGCTCCGGATTTCCTAATCAATGCTGGTGGAATTATCAATGTTTATGCTGAATTGGCACATTATGGTAAAGCTGAAATCATGAGTAAAACCGAAAATATCTATAATACTACTTTAGAAATTATCGATTATGCTGTGAAAAACGGAATTACAACTCACAAAGCTGCTCTTACAATTGCTCAAAATCGTATTGATGCAAGAAAAATAGAAAACAGCAAAAAATAA
- a CDS encoding PUR family DNA/RNA-binding protein, translated as MRENDMLEKEEIFSKVLRAGRRTYFFDVRATKADDYYITITESKKFTEEDGSFHFKKHKIYLYKEDFSAFAEILEEMTSYVLNHKGEEVISERHQKDFKKEYGSEKPEGQRSSFTDIDFDDI; from the coding sequence ATGAGAGAAAATGACATGTTAGAAAAAGAAGAGATTTTTTCTAAAGTATTACGAGCAGGAAGAAGAACTTATTTCTTTGATGTAAGAGCTACAAAAGCTGACGATTACTATATCACAATTACCGAAAGTAAAAAATTTACTGAGGAAGATGGTTCTTTTCATTTTAAAAAACACAAAATTTACTTATACAAAGAAGATTTTAGTGCTTTTGCCGAAATACTGGAAGAAATGACTTCATACGTTTTGAACCACAAAGGCGAAGAGGTAATTTCTGAAAGACATCAAAAAGATTTTAAAAAAGAATACGGTTCTGAGAAACCTGAAGGACAAAGATCCAGCTTTACTGATATTGATTTTGACGATATTTAG